The DNA sequence agctagttttaaatataagaaaaagacCTTCGAGTCTGGATTAAGTGGTACTTGACAATAATGAAAGAACGAATGATTTCTTAATAAAGAATGTTTTCGTTGTACAAGAGTTCTTTGTTTAAACACTTGACTGATACGATTATTAAACACTGTTCGAGTATTAAttgttcatttttttttaagtttaattaataataatactcacAATcctataaagcgcaaattcagagttttcttaaaattcgtCCACAACTGATTGTTATTTAAGGCAGTTGCCGCGTaccatcactatgtggaaccagcggGCAGATggtactgaagtatttccgaactaattcgacttagggtccttcaagaaaagagggtaccgattcttaaaaggccggcaatgcactcgcggGTAACCTGGCATTGAGTGGCCATAGGCGACTGGTAATTCCGAACTaatacgacttagggtccttcaagtaaAGAGGGTACCAAATCTTAAAATGCCATCAATcattagatgagcctcctgtctgCTTGCCTCATAacatatacttaatttatatttcaaatgtaAGTAATATGTTTGTCGCCTGTGAATATGGACTCTTCttgaaggcctcctccaacccTTTCCAGATGAATCTTTGCCAATAGCCATTATTTTCCTGCCTTCTTTTTGGCCTGCCCACTCTTCTTTTCCCTTCCATTGTGTCTTTAGTACACCCACATATCTTTTAGTGTTTGTGCGTTATTATTAATCGCAAAGTATTCATCAGAATAATTTCTCCCATTATATTCCTTATCCTACAATTGATAAGTTTCAACAGACCTTTCGTTAATAGTCAAGGACAAGAGATACCCAGAGCTCacacaaacaatttttacttataaacgtTGGTCAATTGTATTGTCCGagatcagtgttggcctagtggcttcagcgattctcatccctgaggtcatatgTTCCatggctatgcaccaatggaccatgtgcgcatttaacattctctcGAACGTTGAagacatcatgaggaaaccgacatgtccagaaagtcgacggcgtgtgtcaggcacaaatgtacggttcctggatcATCAGGGGTtcgaaataatagaataatttgaacttactctatatttatcactcgcgttatacaatagaatatgagcaaaataataactattatgttaattgctatataaTAAGTGCAATCTAACAAAcagagagagtgcctacgtctggctatgctCCCGGGGTGAAACTCCTATGACTTAGTTAATTACGAATGACTGCATAGTAACagtcgaagagagtgcctgcgtcgggctatactctcggggcgtgacTCCGACGATGTAGGAAATCGTCATGCTTATAAATGATCAAACTGTACAGCCAGGACACGTACTTACATAAGACAAACATCACGCTTGTAGATGATTGGAATGTACGAGCCctggcacgtacttacataggAAATCATCACGGTTGTAGATGATCGGAATGTACGAGCCctggcacgtacttacatagggaataattaagcttataaaataaGGAAGCCTGAGCgagtaaaatgtacagccttggctcgtacatacTCCCCCAGGCAAAAgtgcaaaatgtacagccttggctcgtacaaggctattacttacttttaagacaaatgatcatgaaacagctAGAGAAATACATATAGAGAAGAGAtagagaaatctgaggcccagacctacaAAGGTAGCGCCACCGATTTCTTAGACACAGTTCTTACGTCAAAATTGAAAAACTCCTTCAAAATTCAAGTTATTTCGACAGTTAACTCGTAAGACATTACGATCTAGTCTAACTTAAGACAAAAAggttactaataaatataagaaagtgtcctttacttacagtctctattaagacactatgttcttgtgttctattcaCATACAACTTAGCACTAACACTTATTCAAATGGATTTATCTTTTTCAATCTTCTCGCCAGAACCGTGGTATCAAGTTGTATAGCTTCGACATTAACATGATGGTGGATCCTTAACAACCTGTGTTAAGATCtgaaatcaaatataatattaaataaacatacgagtttttttttaagtttagtttttttttctcttcacTGCAGTGGCGTATTAATAGGGTGACAGGGCTGGCAAAAGGCTACGagcccccgacccaagagggcccctgaccaagagatattatgttctatggatgaatgtgaagtctccaatacgcattgggctagcgtggggactacagaccattccttctcgcctaagagagaaAGCCTATGgtcattagtgggacatatacaacgtgaaATTGAGTACGCTAATAAAtatcgaagtttattaaaattaaactgagtagaAACAATTTTTACTGATATCCCATCAAAAGAATGCCACGaaagatggtatagttacgccactgcttCACTGAGATATCATGGTACATTACGATCTTGCCTagcaagtattttattattaacataagaATGCCAATAATACAACTTACAGTCTATAATATAAAGACACTaggttcttgtgttctattcaCTTATCACTTAGCACTAATCTTCGTTACTAACACTTATTCAAATggatttatctaatatataaaattctcgtgtgaCAATGtccgttcccatactcctccgaaacggctcgaccgattcttatgaatttttatgcatattcagtaagtctgagaatcggctactatctatctttcaaacccctaaatgtttAAACACCAATTGATCTAGTCcaatgctaagctggtgaagcttgtgttatgggtaaaaggcaacggatatacatacatattatagaaagatagaaatataaatactaattaaacacccaagatctaagcacaacaccaaatgctcgtcacatcgatgtttgtctcagccggggatcgaacccgggacccatggattcgcagtcaggggtactaaccattagaccaatgagccgtatACATTTTATGTAACACCAATAactatcgacatatttatatgtttgcagagtgaattcacagtagcgatattgtgtatattatgtttaatattatatatgtactttattaaattttatttaattttttcgacATTATCGGTTTGGCATagtctgtaaggataatgtatgtatttctgtaatatataataaattaattgtgaacataaaaatacacCTTCCGTAATCATAATtgcaatgtaaatattatcaatgTCGTCAATCTATGGAAATTTTATGAAcgagttttttaataaacagacGTAAAGTGttgacaaatattattttaaatccagtaaatactttaaattataatttatttctttaaacagACAATCATAAGTcgataattttcaattttactaGTAATTATTTGCTAAAAAAAACAGCGGATTATCTACCAGATAGACAAATTCCGCtgatattgattatttaaatcaatacgatatattatatatagaatacGGGAATACAATTAGTTTTCTGTATTTGACCAGATACATAGCAATTTGTGAGAACGCGACACCGTCTGCACATCTCCAATCGTACAGTGGCATTATTCTAAATTTCTTAAGTCGTTgatggcgtaactataccatctggggcccgtggcaaattcttttgatggggccctatcagtaaaaattgACACGTTGTTCTCagtttgattttaataaactgtcagcgtactcaattacacgttgtatatgtcccactaatggcaacaggcctcctctcttaggcgagagggaatggtctgtagtccccacactAGCCCAAtacgtattggagacttcacattcatccatagaacataatatctcttgggcaggggcccacttgggtcgggggcacgtggcattttgccagccctgccaccctattgttaggCTACTGGGGATGCCTATGAGATGATCTTTGAAtactttaaatgttaaatcctaataatgaaaataaattataattacccCTCCTACATGCAATGACCTACCAAGCAATCCAGCCTTTTCTAGCATGCTGTTAGGGCTCCACCCTCGTAACACCCCCAACATTCTGTAGGCAttgaaaatgtcataaataaTCTAGAGCCCGTCTCAACTTCCTCTGACAAACACAAAAGCTGGAGCTGAGCAGAGCAGgctataaataatgaatagctcaaatataagagtgaTTCCTCgaactttgattttgtatgGAGTAGAGACACTTGAGCcctggggttcaagtgcactatgtaaagatttaagttggtacCTGGGACCCCAGAGCTGATGctttcaacgaataagtatcgtaatacagcgaggaaatgccagTATCATAACACTGCCAAGAGACTCTTAGGCCGTGGGGTTGTGTGCacagctaattaaagatttaagttggtgcTTCAACGAATAGGTATCCAATTGAGCTGGTGGTTTCAGCGAATAAGTATCCAATTTAtcctacataattattactattgagTAATTACTGTATTGTTGGAAATAAAGATACCCTGACCTTACTTTGAGGCCGTGCGAAAGACCAGTTCTCAATTTCCTTATAAGAAATTATGTTCTAATTGGCCCAGCACGGTTGTTCTGTCAtgaaaatatctataataggggatttttaatatatataataatttgagaactagcactaaatgtaaagttagtagcatttcatatacatttctttttttgacgttcataagtgtacattgtgtttcctatatgattaaatgattttttaatttactttactgAACATCAGATAAACCTCGTTCGTTAGaacttaattatgtatttgttataaGCCTACATTTCCTCCATCTTCCTTTTCCATATTGAGCAGCATGAAATGGATTAGCTGCCTTTATCAAATCACTCTCTATATCCCAATTTCAGGTATACGAGAAACCTGGTTGACGAGGGAAATGGGGCTTTCAACATCATGATCCTCTGCTGGGGTCCTGGTCACGCATCGGCCATCCACGACCATGCAGACTCGCATTGCTTCATGAAGCTATTGAGTGGGAGCTTAGAGGAAGTCAGgtatattgaatttttaagaACATCTTTATTCCAGCTAGTTTCCaaatccctatttttttaagcaGTGTTGTCCTTCTCTTCGTGGACTCCCAACCGTCATATTGTGTGTTGGAATTCCGGCTGATCACAaagtatttctattatttaatactctTGGTGAAGGAACATCTTTAGGATTGCCGACATTAGACCctgtgtcaggtacagaaggctgatcacctacttgcttattaaagGATTACTTTGGGTACAAGGCAAGCCGGCTTCATCACGATGTATTCCATCACCGTTcaagtgaatgttaaatgctcacatagaaagtccattggtgcacagatgATCCAACCTCGACCTCAGggatcgcacgctgaagccactaggccaacacgaTTTTATTTTCTCTTGAACTCGAACATTAAGGCAGCAATTCAATAGCCTGATACTCAAAAATAACATGGCTGTCTATTGGTAAAAGAATTAGCAAAATCTGTTTAGTAGATCCAGAAAGACTTTCCGAAAATATCTTACTACGGTATAGAAAACTGACCCTGAAACAACCTATAAAAAAACCCTTGATCTTCGTCttggatttctgtatctgtttcatgatcagtTTCTTAATatacaagtaggtgatcagcctgctgCGCCTGACACACCTAATGCCGGTTTCCTAAAGATCTTTTCCTTTTCTAAGTGAAGATTACTGGCCACATTTTGCTAATACATAAGGCTATTCCAGGTATGACTGGCCGGACAATGTCCAACCCGAGGTAATAAAGAAGATGAAGCGAAAAGCGAAAAGATGCTGTTTGGAGAGTGAAGATTTAGAAAATTCTGACGCAAAATGCACCAATGGAGATAAGGGAAACCGTCAGAATGGCAAAGAGAATGGGAACTGTCAGATTGCCGGAGATAATGTCAACTGTGAGGATGAATTCGATGAGTTCAGAGAAAACTATGACATAAAGAGTATGAAAGAAGTTGGAAGGACCCGATTGGAAATTAATGATGTCTGCTATATAAATGGTAAGTCTTCTGCTTTATTAGTCTAGTAAGGGGGCTGGTCGCGGTAAATCTGAAACTTTAATACTTTTAGATCTAATCCAATGACTAAATCTATTCCAATTTAACCCAAGAAGAGACTAAATTTCGCGTTTTCCGCTTAAAAGGCACCATTTGTAGCTACTCCTGTTTCCGAAAACacgttttcatttaaatagcAACATGACCATTTCCCATCCCAgtggcttgatcccttggcgttgcgtagagatgtggggtcactctgtaTCTTCTACCGTATTTACCATAGAGAGTGTTCAGATGAGTTGTTCGGAGAAGAAGCCCGTTTAATTTCCATTTTCTACAAATGTCTAAAAGACAgtttagatttattatttttcttgttatcCTAATTCCTTCACCATtaatcggaaccccttcacgggtaaaggcctcctccagcttatTCCAAATATTTCTGTCCATGAATTTCTTTCACTGTTTGCTTCCTGCTAACGCTTCTATCTTCTCTTCTCAttctcttctccttcttccccTAGGTCCAAATAGTTGTTCTTAAAGTCCACCTTTTATCTGTGCATCTTCCTATATGCCCCTGCCACTCTTATTAACATAAGAGGAATATAAATACCAGCTTCGCGGCTACAGATGCCATTGCGGCAGTGTTCACCTAATGGCATGTCTCATATTTcctaggttcgaaccccggctttAACCAAGTGCTGATTTAACGCTCGCTCGAGTCggcaggcacagaaggctatTTACTTGCCTAAGTAAAATTgcgaaacagattcagaaagaACTGGAAGTCTCTTTCAAATGCAGTCCAAACttaatgataaattccttCATTTACAGATGCCCTAGGCTTGCACAGAATGGAGAATCCATCACATGTAGACGGTGCCGTGTCTCTACACTTGTATTGCCCACCGTTCAACAGTTGCAGGGTATTTGACGCACGTACAGGCAAACCTACTGAGGTCAAAGTCACTTTTTGGTCTATGTACGGAAAGAAGATTAAGAGAGTGAGTAtggaaaaaattaataagttaaaggcagattttaacttaatgTCAGATTTAAAGATGATGTCAGATTCAAAGTTAATGACCAATTCAAAGTCAATGTCAGATGTAAAGGTAATGTCAGAttcaaagtaaaattttaattttatttcaggtCTTGGAAGCGAGCGATATGGTTGACGCTCAACAATGATGAAAAAAACGAATGAATTTTGATTATGATATTACTATTTAAGGATtgagattatataaaatactccTCATGGCTCATAATTCAAATCgaattcataattataaaatatacatatataactattatatatattaactatgaaaatatatataaatatattttcatagtttgaatgtattattttaacgcgaacataaaataaattaattaataaaaatctatgaaaTTTTTCTATTGACTTAGTTGGGAAAAATTTTGGGATGAATTTCGGATATAATTCGAATCGTCAacgaccaatccctttccgagcggcttgatcccttccGTCGCTCCATAACTAAGGGTTTTCTTAAGGCAGCTCAAGGCTTTCTTCGGTACCAGAGTcgttaattaataagttaattaattatttaagactGTATAATCTGCacaatttatgttatataaatgtattacttaTTCCAATAAAGTATTGTATACGAAACccgttttttattgaatactgGCCCCACCCTGGCTAATTGCTAAACTGTGAAAAATGTTGGAAAATAATTTCACATCAAGAACACTCTGaaagattaataaatagaaaatttaaacaaatttaaaaattgtccCTGTGGAACCTTTAATGCTgtcatttcctcgctgtattgcgatacttattcgttgaaagcagcagccttgcgattctgtaactcacttttcgaactgtCACACAGgctttcacagcggcggtcgcgatCAAATCAGTcttaaagcagtcattttatgatttggcattctgataaacaataaactacaagctccctccttattagaatgccaaatcgtagcgaaaaccgctgtgagagttcgaaatgtgagttacagaatcgcaaggccgCTCTCGGGCCAACGGTGCTATCTACCAAAAAAGAATGCAATTAAACAACAATGGAGAAAGGAAGGTTTTAATGGTGACCCAATGGCTTTACATTCGTGGTATTCCCTGCTCTCTTTCTGGGGTGTGGGGATTGAAGTCCCTGTGTCGTGGGCTGGTCTCTTCCATTAGACATATTTGACTTAAGAAATTCTACATAAAACTTACAATTATAGAATGAAACTACTGTTGCACAAGAAGAATACTGCATAGGACAGGCTGAGAAGATGTTGTGATGAAGTGGATAAATACGACGGgctttggtatgggatgctacttggATACGTTGGCCCCGTCTCATCTCCCTCGGACAAGAACAAAAGCTGGCGCGGTGCAACAGGCGCGAATGTAAGAGTCTCCAACTGCGATATTGTTCCATTTTGAGTAGTCTTGGAGTTCAATGGCTCATTAAAGATGGGACGCTTGTTAGGTAaacccagagctggtgcttacAACGAATAGGTATCGCAATACATCGAGAAAATGCCAGCATTATAACACTTCCACtgccatttttaaatttgttttaattttatttttatgtaggttaagaatattgtatatactgtatttgtgtgtaggaaatttaataataataaaagacttttaattatacaattttatttcggCACTGCATTCCCAATAAGTCGATAAAATGTCACTTTAGATAATTCAGAGTACATCGTAATCGTTATTGGAAGATCACGACAGACGCCTGCCATGTCTACTTGCGAGCCGTGCAGCCATTCTCCGAAATGAGCGCGCATTGCTGTAACAAAGAAATGGTTAtttgtaaagtcggtttaccgTAACATTGTCATAACAAGACATTGATGCAATGATTGCatacttttatgaataaaatttaatagtttttattgaattatcactattttgtatggatacaaAGGAGTGAATCCTCGGACGCATATGCTAATCGAGTGGAAGATAGATAGATGCGGCGTAAGCGTACTATGAGCGCAACGGGACAATGAGCGTAACTGGACaataaaatgatatattttttttagtcaagtttcttaattattaatttactgtaAAACCAAGTAGATGGCAGTGCCTCGGGCGCGTACAAATTTCCTCATAGAAGCACCATTACGAGTATCTTGCGCAccctaaatattatttcctgTGAGACGGATGtatttagttgcacactggctgaattcacaagaatttcattatttataattagttataaaaagggtttttttttttaaagacaattcacaccaattgacctagtcccttGCTAAGCTGgcgaagcttgtgttatgagTACTACtacaacggatatacatacatattatagatagatagacatataaatacatatttaaacacccaagacctaagcacaacaccaaatgcttatgttcgtctcagccggggatcgaacccgggacccatggattcgcagtcaggggtactaaccactagaccaatgagtcgtcaaaggtttggtttaggttttaagtttttacttgttatgtttatattatgttttaagtttagttttctattgtattaagttactctaaaaataggaaataaggaaaataaataatataatatcggTTTTTTTACTATTGTGGGGGCCCGTTTTTTGTGGAGGCCCCGGAGCCTCCTATAAATCCAGCCCTGACCCACGCGCTGAGGGTTGGTGACAGGGGGAGTGGAGGAACACAACAACACTAACATGACCTTTAAAAAATGAAGAGCGCCATGAAGAAGagtaaaaattgaaatacttCACCTTAGTTTCTGGGTCGAATTCAAGTCCTTCTTCACATAATACCTCTGTGGCTTCACCAGCCATACAGCTGTAGTACGCATCGCATCTTGTATGATGTGGTATGTTACCAACTTGAGCTGGTGAGCAAATTGGCATCTTCTTTGATTGTTTCACTGGAATTAAAGGACAGTTAAGTCTAGATCCTATAGGTACGTCAAACCAATATTTtgtggagtagagactcttggtcCGTGGAATAGGAAATTTAAATTGGCGCCTGGTAGGTAACCCCAGAACTGGTGCTTTttcgaataagtatcgcaattcAGCGAGCaaatgccagcattaaaggtacacagggaaacttttttaatttgttttaattttatattttaaaatttttattattatgtatgttaagaatattgtaaatacttgtaaatttgtgtgttggaaaaaaataaaaaaaatcagtgtcGTTACAACGATTATTATAggtggcctcagatttctgtatctgtttaatattaatttttcaatcaaaAAGGCACAATTCCTGGACACATGAAATTAAGCAAGGGGTCCCTGAGGAACCCTTGCATCACGCCTTTAACACTCCCTCGtactgtgaaggaaaatatcgtgagggaACCGGCAGGCACAGGATGTTGATCACCTATTAGGTTGACAATCGTAAAaacggatacagaaatcttaggCCCAGCCCTGCGAATCTGTAACTCActtaatcataaaatgactgcttcacgactgatatgagagcgaccgccgatgcgaaaaccgctgtgtgagttcgtgaagtgagttacagaatcgcagggctgacctaaaaaggttgtcttatacttgtattaatttcttaataaacttagtatttgttttgtatttatttctttcataATAAGTTCAGCTATCACGACATTTATTGTAAGTGTACAATACCTTTCGCAAAGCATCCATCATCAGATATCGCCACGCATTGCTGTAaacaaatttctttaattaataattaaaaaagcatCCTGAGAACATCCTTATAGCCAAATTCCGTCTGTCATATGCCCATTCCCATGGACATTCACATCGTGAGATGGCTCCCAAGTGCGTCGCCagccttttttatatataatacggGGCAAACGGGAGAAGGCtgatctgatgttaagtgataccgccgcccatggacactcacattgccataaggctcgcaagtgtgttgccggccttttaagaattggcacgctctttttttgaaggacccaaagctaaattggttcagaaatatgATGTCGAAGGATTCACTGCAAATCTGTGATGTCGTCGAAGATGACCGAAGACcagcgctacaaccttctaGATCTTGGCCTATTCTTCATCTGTGATCAATTTCAATAAGCAGGTGATTAGATGACAGATATCAGAAACCTAGGAAGATGAAAGGGATAGCGGGGATAGGATTGGAAGATAGTAGTGGAGATGAGagacaaatggaagaatttggaAGAGGCTTTTTTCACTCCATTAATGACATGTACTGAATGTAATCCTGATTATTAACGTCGGAACGGAACGTCGTGAAAAGAGAGTCATACCAACTAGAAGTTAACATGCTAGCAATtcttcttaattaaattacccTTAGGGGAACCAAGCTAACAGTAAGGAAAATGCATATTTGGGAACATACCCCATTTGCTGCAGAGAATTCGAATCCTCTGCTGCAGTGTAGTCTCAAGGGTTCACCCATGGCACAAAGGTAGAACGTGTCACACAGTTCCGGGTGTGGCACGTGACCTGATTCACCTGGCATGCAGATGTTTTCTGGATCTAGAAATCAATAAATCTAacgttaaatgtttatttaaatgataatctTAAGAACTCCATTAACGGTTTCTTATCATCATTCTACTGCAGAAGGAATTTAAAATGTCACCATCATATGACGTTATAAGTTAAAACGCGCTATC is a window from the Pieris napi chromosome Z, ilPieNapi1.2, whole genome shotgun sequence genome containing:
- the LOC125062149 gene encoding cysteine dioxygenase 1 isoform X1, whose translation is MTNKLAMEIENANCKTKVSECIDNVNMEQLYVDKPLKLNVEITGLDKLIEELHRVFSHSHVNIQDVQKLMLGYKSDPKDWRKYAKYDRFRYTRNLVDEGNGAFNIMILCWGPGHASAIHDHADSHCFMKLLSGSLEEVRYDWPDNVQPEVIKKMKRKAKRCCLESEDLENSDAKCTNGDKGNRQNGKENGNCQIAGDNVNCEDEFDEFRENYDIKSMKEVGRTRLEINDVCYINDALGLHRMENPSHVDGAVSLHLYCPPFNSCRVFDARTGKPTEVKVTFWSMYGKKIKRVLEASDMVDAQQ
- the LOC125062149 gene encoding cysteine dioxygenase 1 isoform X2, which produces MEIENANCKTKVSECIDNVNMEQLYVDKPLKLNVEITGLDKLIEELHRVFSHSHVNIQDVQKLMLGYKSDPKDWRKYAKYDRFRYTRNLVDEGNGAFNIMILCWGPGHASAIHDHADSHCFMKLLSGSLEEVRYDWPDNVQPEVIKKMKRKAKRCCLESEDLENSDAKCTNGDKGNRQNGKENGNCQIAGDNVNCEDEFDEFRENYDIKSMKEVGRTRLEINDVCYINDALGLHRMENPSHVDGAVSLHLYCPPFNSCRVFDARTGKPTEVKVTFWSMYGKKIKRVLEASDMVDAQQ